One genomic region from Dehalococcoidia bacterium encodes:
- a CDS encoding inositol-3-phosphate synthase yields the protein MAKANGKERQGAAQESRKINVAIVGVGNCASSLVQGVSYYRNAPTDKFIPGLMHPLLGGYHISDINFVAAFDIDKNKVGKDLAEAIQTPPNNTIKFADVAATGVKVERGMTHDSIGKYLASVVHKAPGSTADIVGILKDTKTHVVMNYLPVGSEMATKWYVEQVLTAGCALVNCIPVFIGREKYWNKRFHDRGVPVIGDDIKSQVGATITHRVLTRLFRDRGVRLERTYQLNFGGNTDFLNMLERERLESKKISKTNSVTSQLDYDIGADNVHIGPSDYVPWLTDRKWCHIRMEGRTFGDVPLNLELKMEVWDSP from the coding sequence ATGGCAAAAGCCAACGGTAAGGAACGGCAGGGGGCCGCCCAGGAGAGCCGCAAAATCAACGTCGCCATCGTCGGCGTGGGGAACTGCGCCTCATCTCTGGTCCAGGGCGTCTCCTACTACCGTAACGCGCCCACCGACAAGTTTATACCCGGCCTGATGCATCCCCTTCTCGGCGGGTACCATATCTCGGACATCAACTTCGTCGCGGCCTTTGACATTGACAAGAACAAGGTGGGCAAGGACCTGGCGGAAGCCATCCAGACGCCTCCGAACAACACCATCAAGTTCGCCGACGTGGCCGCCACCGGGGTCAAGGTGGAGCGGGGCATGACGCACGACAGTATTGGCAAGTACCTCGCCTCCGTGGTCCACAAGGCCCCCGGCTCCACCGCGGACATCGTGGGCATTCTGAAGGACACCAAGACACACGTGGTGATGAACTACCTGCCCGTGGGCAGCGAGATGGCCACCAAGTGGTACGTGGAGCAGGTGTTGACCGCTGGCTGCGCCCTCGTCAACTGCATCCCCGTCTTCATCGGCAGGGAGAAATACTGGAACAAGCGCTTCCACGACAGGGGCGTGCCCGTCATCGGCGACGACATCAAGTCCCAGGTGGGCGCTACCATCACCCACCGCGTCCTGACGCGCCTCTTCCGCGACCGGGGCGTGCGGCTGGAGCGGACATACCAGCTTAACTTTGGCGGCAACACCGATTTCCTGAACATGCTGGAAAGAGAGCGGCTGGAGTCCAAGAAGATCTCCAAGACCAACTCCGTGACCTCGCAGCTTGACTACGACATCGGCGCGGACAACGTGCACATCGGCCCCAGCGACTACGTGCCGTGGCTGACCGACCGCAAGTGGTGTCACATCCGGATGGAAGGCAGAACTTTTGGAGATGTCCCGCTTAACCTGGAGTTGAAGATGGAGGTATGGGACAGCCCGAA